The genomic DNA tcaatgtttactaagcttgagttggctcaagcttgagtcttgttgtttgggttttgatgtttgacaatacatggagactgacaaaacgtggagattgcaggtgcaatcgtctgactggggagattgctggagcaattcccctctgatcagggtttgACCAGATTGGTAGGagaaaaagtcaagtaggtcaaggttgaccggatacttgactgggaattcctagtgagtgaaaccaggcggttgggaaatcttggtgagtgagccaggtgaaagacctagtgagtgaagctaggcagttggaaaatcctgataagtgaagccaggtgaaagacctagtgagtgaagctagacagtatgaaaatcctagtaagtgaagctaggtgaaagtcctagtgagtgaagccaggtagatgggaagtcttagtgagtgaagctaggcagaagttaaAGTGCTGGTGAGTAAAAccaggcacgggaaatccaggtggatcaaggcggatcggacacctggtgttggtaaGTCCaactgggtcaaggttgactagacacttggcacgagaagaaaaagtccaagtggttcaaagggattgaccagacacttggtgaggaaatcctagcaggtcgagggtgaccgaatgctaggcatggtgtcccaataggtcatgattgatcggatgttgggttgTTAAGGGACTTAGGACTTGATTAGGACAAATCAAGTTGAGTCAATctatcacctgatcgattgactcatgcccaatcgatcgggtgatagaTTGGGTGAGTCCCGCGGCAAAACTTCCTCCTAATCGATCAACTGAACGATTGGAAAGGAATCGTTGATGCACAGAagcactcccaatcgatcaaccgaacgattgggagcctccaatcgatcgggtgatcgattgggaagctgagaATCACGAACAGAAGCTGGGAATCATGCGAGAAGCTGTGAATCGATCATGCAATAGATTCAAGTgatttctagagagcacagaggcgctctggaccGATCGACTTATCGATctgaagcctccccaatcaattgagagctattcaatcgattgaaatctgATCGTTGCACAagttatagccgttggcgagcgtttttctgGGTGTTCTTCTTCGACTTTCTTCTCCATGCGACAACAACGATTTTCTAGGGTTTCCCTTCACACtcacagccagttcttgaagcttcttggagcaatgtgtttgttgcacttccaaggtcaagaggcatcccaAACAAGAGGAGAAGCTAGCTAGGGCTCATTGTATaagatcttgtaagatttacttgtactTGCTTCTTCTTTACTTCTtatttgttgtgtgagtttgtaaagacttctccgccttcggtagttaccgtaaaggagggttttaacttAGCATGGAGTGTGTgtcgcgtgtggatccttggattagtcacctcttcttgaggtggataccaagtaaatccttgtgttagcgttatatttttgtttcttgtgttttccgctacatatcatcaccaagaagcaagaaaGGACgagtgcgacgagctattcaaccccctctagctatatttcGACCCTAATGctcgcatgatactggttttccaaTGTCGTCGAGAGGGAGGACGAGGCTTGTTTGGATATTATtcacatctcgacttgtgtcttgaggtggtactccattcaactcttccagtagccgaagtcttcaccggagaagagggTAGGGCGTgcagtgctatacccttcttgatgggtcatttatTGAATAAATCTAGCACACAACAAAAACAAGTAGATTTGTCCCAAggtttggtcttggattaacagtgatggagaaaaataaaatagtatttcattaatttcgagaaaaaaaaattaaattactatAATTAAGTTTTGCACTTATAATTCTGCGATTTGTAAAGTTTTTCTAAAATATAGTGATTTTTCAATGAAAACAATcaacgatcgtaaaacttggagtaggagtcgtcatagactctgaaccaagtaaaagttgGTCTTGTTGACAttgtttctcttttctttctttccgttacgttattctttatttttaaaaaagtgtAAATAAACCATGAGTGTTATTCATCCTTTGTCCTCTAGCACACATCGATCATAAGTGCTAGACtatgaaaagttgaatttttaccTCCCCGTACACCAAAACAAAAAAGTGGATGATGCTCCACTCGTTAGATAAAAAGTCACTGAGAAGGTTTTAAAACTGGAGGatcagttttaaaatcttttacaatgccacaaaaataaaacaaaattttaaatcttttttcaTCAGTTGAATATGAAAATGGAAGGTAAGGATAACGATAAACACTAAgtgaaatataaaaaattaaacatattACAAGATTAGAATTAAGTTAAAGtagatttatataaaataatttatgttATAGTCAATATAGTTTCATTAAAGCTACGTGGGAgatcataaatatttaaacaaaaaaaattaaaaaactattaTCTCGAGATGACGACGTACTCTATCCGTaaccataatattttttaataatgatGACACACTATCTTCATTATCGCTACGAGGAGGAGGATGACGTTGAAGGATACTAAGATGAACGGAATCATCTTTTActttataaataataattatttattatatttgaataACTATCCACGCTATTCCAATTAGAGATGgtctcaaaaattttaattaaatcttcTCGTCCAAAATCACGAATATTAGCCAATAATATTGtttcatattaattaattaattagattccatgccttgtattaattttattttttcaatcgaTATGTGTTATTGCCTgttagatttctttaattaattgtttttcttTCGTTATTTTTTCAAcgcaatttaacttttaaaaatactaATAAAAGAGCAGAGAAAgtagataattaattaagctGATCGACGACGGAAACCAACTTAACAGTAGGTACGTacaacataaaaacataaaaacgaGGCCACGTACCATGCATGGTTAGTCACCATGGCCATCTTCCTGTTTTATTTAATAGCTAGCGATCCATGCATGGTTAACTTACGACAGTGGTGAAGCCAACTAATGTTTAGTCACCATGGCCATCTTCCTGTTCCTGGGTTCATCCTCAGGGATAGTCCATATAGGAACACTGTAGATGACGACGTGGCCGTCGGGCTGCAGGACGAGGATGGAGCCGGGGATGGTGTTGAACTCGTTATCCATGTTACCGTTTTCGTTGAAGATGCGGAAGTTGCCGTCGGTATCGAAGAAGGCGTAGCAGCTTCGGCCGTTGCCTTGGAAGGACCACACTTCATTGCCGTTGTCTTTGAGGACGAGCATGCAGTGGTCCTGCATGATGAATTCATAGGTCCCTTCGGTGAGGGATTCGCCGGGGAACAGCTTGTCGCCGCGTAAGAGAACGTTGTTGTTGGCCATGGCGGAAGGCAGGAGGAGTCCGAGGAGGACAGCAGCAGCAGAGAGCGTGACAAGGGCAGCCATGGTTAAGCTAGCTACGGATATATCACTCACTAATTCACTCAAGTGATCGCTTGTTTAGAGTATCATGCCACTCCCATCTATTTATAGATATATGAGGATATATAGGAGGAGGTAAATTTACGTTACTTGAAACTCAAGAAGCAATGCTAATTAATGGGGAAAAAATTAGTTTCAAGAATCATTAATTGCATACAAATTCATAGTATATGGTAGCATTCAGTTTCCTTTACTAGAATCGAATTATTCATATCGAGTGATTGTGCTGTCGATAATCAAAGTAAATAATTTATCATTCATTTATAGCTAGAGTAGTATGACAAAACTAGCTAGCTAGCCAATAAATGCTCCTCCGGTTTAGGTTCTATTGGAAATGAAACTCATATATGTTTCTAACCGTTCATGTTACGTTCATATATATCAATAAGATATACAGAAAAAGTTATTAAC from Zingiber officinale cultivar Zhangliang chromosome 4A, Zo_v1.1, whole genome shotgun sequence includes the following:
- the LOC121972811 gene encoding mannose-specific lectin-like; translated protein: MAALVTLSAAAVLLGLLLPSAMANNNVLLRGDKLFPGESLTEGTYEFIMQDHCMLVLKDNGNEVWSFQGNGRSCYAFFDTDGNFRIFNENGNMDNEFNTIPGSILVLQPDGHVVIYSVPIWTIPEDEPRNRKMAMVTKH